A genomic stretch from Desulfohalobium retbaense DSM 5692 includes:
- a CDS encoding rod-binding protein: MGLGIDPRIGISQLRQADTNSAEQLKQTCQKFEAFFLQSMFKSMRAAVPEGGLIERSNGQQWFEEAFDVEVAQSVSTGRGVGLAEALYGEMAGGPDSSGDAGSGFLGSY, from the coding sequence ATGGGACTTGGCATAGACCCGCGAATTGGGATCAGTCAGCTACGGCAGGCCGATACAAACAGTGCCGAACAACTCAAACAGACCTGCCAGAAGTTTGAAGCCTTTTTCCTTCAGTCCATGTTCAAGTCCATGCGTGCAGCGGTTCCCGAGGGAGGGCTCATCGAGCGCAGCAATGGGCAGCAATGGTTTGAAGAAGCCTTTGACGTGGAAGTGGCTCAATCCGTGTCCACCGGCCGCGGCGTTGGGTTGGCCGAGGCGCTTTATGGGGAAATGGCCGGAGGCCCTGATTCTTCTGGCGACGCCGGGAGCGGTTTTTTGGGGAGTTATTGA
- a CDS encoding ISL3 family transposase, whose product MLVSQLTKLTLDIQGFRVGRVQGDTSGITVDIAPDRRHLLFCSRCGSAAKYRDTLTSRYFRHVPLWGIPVWLRYSPRRVRCGHCGVKVEYFPWSTGKHRFTTAFAHFLASWARLLPWKHVAQLFGCSWGTVAAAVDQIVEYGLAHQDLSNLTHIGIDEISREKGQVYLTNVYDLNTSRLVWSGEKRTKATITNFFTSLGPSKIDKLEGVCCDMWEPYTQVIQDKAPKATMVFDKFHIVRHLNEAVDQVRRDEIREKGQKHKDLVKDTRYIWLKNPWNLTDKQASRLNALEKLNLKINRAYLLKESFRQFWSYECRTSAKDFLDKWFWWATHSRLKPMRNFAWMLRRKEENILSYFDMPISNGSVEGLNNKAKVISHRAYGFRSAKNYIRNLYHCMGGLPEPQIMHRFV is encoded by the coding sequence ATGCTCGTGTCCCAGTTAACCAAATTGACGCTGGATATTCAAGGATTTCGTGTCGGTCGGGTTCAGGGTGATACGAGCGGGATCACCGTAGATATAGCCCCAGACCGGCGTCATCTGCTCTTTTGCAGCCGCTGCGGTAGCGCTGCCAAGTATCGGGATACCCTTACAAGTCGCTATTTTCGCCATGTCCCTCTTTGGGGGATCCCTGTATGGCTCCGGTACAGCCCCCGCAGAGTTCGGTGCGGACATTGTGGCGTCAAGGTGGAGTATTTCCCCTGGAGCACAGGCAAACATCGGTTCACAACGGCTTTTGCCCACTTCCTGGCTTCGTGGGCCCGGTTACTGCCCTGGAAACATGTAGCACAGCTTTTTGGTTGCTCCTGGGGTACCGTGGCCGCTGCTGTTGACCAGATTGTCGAGTATGGTCTGGCCCATCAAGATCTCTCGAATCTGACGCACATTGGGATTGACGAAATCTCCCGAGAAAAGGGCCAAGTATACCTAACCAATGTCTACGACCTGAATACCTCCAGACTCGTATGGAGCGGGGAAAAACGGACAAAGGCAACAATTACCAACTTCTTCACCTCGCTTGGCCCTAGCAAGATCGATAAGCTTGAAGGGGTCTGTTGCGACATGTGGGAGCCGTATACCCAGGTCATTCAAGACAAGGCCCCGAAAGCGACGATGGTCTTCGACAAATTCCACATTGTCCGGCATCTCAATGAAGCCGTTGACCAGGTCCGTAGAGACGAGATCCGGGAGAAGGGCCAAAAGCACAAGGATCTGGTTAAAGACACCCGATATATCTGGCTCAAGAACCCGTGGAACCTGACTGACAAGCAGGCATCTCGGTTGAATGCACTGGAAAAACTCAATCTCAAAATCAACAGGGCGTATTTACTCAAGGAATCATTTCGCCAGTTCTGGTCGTATGAGTGCAGGACTTCAGCCAAAGATTTCCTCGACAAGTGGTTCTGGTGGGCGACGCATTCCAGGCTGAAGCCAATGCGAAATTTTGCTTGGATGCTGCGCCGCAAAGAAGAAAATATTCTCAGTTATTTCGATATGCCCATCAGCAATGGCTCGGTGGAAGGCCTCAACAATAAGGCTAAAGTCATTAGTCACAGAGCATACGGGTTCAGGTCGGCCAAGAACTACATCCGGAATCTGTACCATTGCATGGGCGGGCTACCTGAACCCCAAATTATGCACAGATTTGTGTGA
- the flgM gene encoding flagellar biosynthesis anti-sigma factor FlgM, whose translation MTIKIDGDPRITQLQGPRKANRIQEVPKPEKSQPSDSVQLSADVQQASETERAARVQELKAQVENGTYQPDMNKVAASLLTHIAKGE comes from the coding sequence ATGACCATCAAAATCGATGGCGACCCGCGCATAACCCAACTTCAGGGGCCTCGAAAGGCCAACCGGATTCAGGAAGTGCCCAAGCCGGAAAAAAGCCAGCCCAGTGACAGTGTCCAACTTTCTGCCGATGTGCAGCAGGCGTCGGAAACGGAGCGCGCCGCGCGTGTCCAAGAGCTTAAGGCGCAAGTAGAAAACGGTACCTACCAGCCGGATATGAACAAGGTGGCGGCCAGTTTGCTGACACACATCGCTAAGGGAGAATAG
- a CDS encoding flagellar protein FlgN: protein MSSPDSRLSRLQRVIDVTREEREAAKSLDWQALEAATQIKTDLLATLEDETVPLTDAERDAAEMVRLETQRNAYFLSFTLQWVQDSLDLIQGSPEPPAYGYGGDVIESRSSGSLVNGKV, encoded by the coding sequence ATGTCGTCGCCGGATTCCCGTCTGTCGCGGCTCCAGCGCGTCATCGACGTGACCCGTGAAGAGCGCGAGGCAGCCAAATCTCTGGACTGGCAAGCCTTGGAGGCCGCCACCCAGATTAAAACCGATTTGCTGGCCACGCTGGAAGATGAAACAGTTCCGCTGACGGATGCAGAGCGTGACGCGGCTGAGATGGTGCGCCTGGAGACCCAGCGCAATGCCTATTTTTTGTCCTTTACTCTGCAATGGGTGCAGGACAGTCTGGATCTCATCCAGGGCAGTCCGGAGCCGCCGGCGTATGGGTATGGCGGGGATGTCATTGAAAGCCGCAGTAGTGGCAGTCTTGTTAACGGGAAGGTGTGA
- the flgK gene encoding flagellar hook-associated protein FlgK has product MAGILSALHLGQTGMAASQKALEVVGNNVSNVSTEGYSRQTIESSALPTLQRGGLSFGQGVEVSSIERESNMFILERLRAAADQLGNAEAKASPLTDLERILSIDEGGLSDSIDDFFGAWQDLSLNPGGETEREIVLRSAEVLQTEFNQKMTSLDKLRQSIDSELNTQIAGINAKLGQVAKLNATVQQGLAVGKNPNTALDQRDVLLQELAQRLGATAVEGDNGAVSVQLAGGQTLVQDTSAFTLQAANSGGVVQDFSLEIGSTTIDLSREDFGGGFGGLLNVRDEVVTGVQDEMVNLRSSLIQAVNGQHTQGTDLDGDTGNNFFEPVTHFKSASFGTKTAPANTTGSDSDVKVEFSDGTDKSITIPDGTTFEGVAEAINDANVGVKATVAGTSGDYELRIASTDPDTTITTITNPSSNLQSPLLSWTQDGGGGDSGLQLAIENTGDIAAGESDAPGDNRNAQKMAGLKNEKMVNGRYTAIDFYGKVAADVGVAGQQNDFNRSSFQNTVDQLEARRQEISGVSINESMIKLQRYQKAFQASAQYLTTADEMMQTLLNIKR; this is encoded by the coding sequence ATGGCTGGGATCTTAAGTGCGCTCCATTTGGGCCAGACGGGCATGGCAGCCAGTCAAAAGGCGTTGGAGGTCGTTGGTAACAATGTCTCCAACGTGAGCACGGAAGGATACTCGCGACAAACGATCGAATCTTCTGCTTTGCCCACGCTGCAACGCGGCGGTTTGTCGTTTGGTCAAGGGGTGGAGGTATCCAGTATCGAGCGCGAATCGAATATGTTTATTCTGGAGCGCTTGCGTGCGGCTGCTGATCAATTGGGGAATGCCGAGGCCAAAGCCTCCCCACTCACCGACCTTGAGCGGATATTGAGTATTGATGAGGGGGGGCTTTCGGATAGTATTGATGATTTTTTTGGAGCCTGGCAAGACCTTTCCCTGAACCCCGGAGGGGAAACAGAACGGGAAATCGTGTTGCGCAGTGCCGAGGTGCTGCAGACCGAATTCAATCAAAAAATGACCTCTCTTGATAAACTCCGTCAATCCATAGATAGCGAACTCAATACGCAAATAGCGGGCATCAATGCGAAGTTGGGACAGGTAGCAAAGTTGAACGCGACCGTACAGCAAGGTTTGGCCGTGGGCAAAAATCCTAATACAGCCCTGGACCAGCGCGATGTGTTGCTCCAAGAACTCGCCCAACGCCTTGGGGCGACAGCGGTGGAAGGGGATAACGGCGCTGTTTCCGTGCAGTTGGCCGGAGGGCAGACATTGGTGCAGGACACCTCGGCCTTTACGCTGCAAGCCGCAAACAGCGGCGGCGTGGTCCAGGATTTTTCCCTTGAGATTGGCAGCACAACGATCGACTTGTCCCGGGAAGATTTCGGCGGCGGCTTTGGTGGGCTGCTCAATGTGCGTGATGAGGTGGTGACGGGCGTTCAGGATGAGATGGTCAATTTGCGCAGCAGTCTGATCCAGGCCGTAAACGGCCAGCATACGCAAGGAACAGATTTAGATGGAGATACGGGGAATAATTTTTTTGAGCCGGTCACGCATTTTAAGAGTGCGTCTTTTGGGACTAAAACCGCTCCTGCAAACACAACAGGGTCTGATTCGGATGTGAAGGTTGAGTTTAGTGATGGCACGGACAAATCAATAACCATACCAGACGGTACGACCTTCGAGGGTGTTGCTGAAGCTATCAATGACGCCAATGTTGGAGTCAAGGCGACGGTAGCAGGAACGAGCGGTGATTATGAACTGCGAATCGCCTCAACGGACCCGGATACGACGATAACCACGATCACGAATCCATCTAGTAATTTACAATCGCCTCTGCTTTCTTGGACGCAAGATGGGGGCGGTGGTGACAGTGGCCTACAGCTTGCCATTGAGAACACTGGTGACATAGCCGCTGGCGAAAGCGATGCGCCCGGTGACAACCGCAATGCCCAAAAGATGGCCGGTCTGAAAAATGAAAAGATGGTAAACGGCCGCTATACGGCTATTGATTTCTACGGAAAGGTGGCCGCGGACGTGGGTGTTGCGGGGCAACAGAATGATTTCAACCGCTCCAGCTTCCAAAATACTGTTGACCAGCTCGAGGCCCGGCGTCAGGAAATCTCCGGGGTTTCGATCAACGAGTCCATGATTAAGCTCCAGCGGTACCAGAAAGCGTTTCAGGCCTCTGCCCAATATTTGACCACCGCTGATGAAATGATGCAAACCCTGCTCAATATCAAGAGGTAG
- the flgL gene encoding flagellar hook-associated protein FlgL — MRVTLASSFQFMQTEIGRINEKTADLQKQAATGKKINEVSDDPTAVRPILNYRTQIESSDRYTRNMDAAKTGLKNYDYQLGRAFDLLVQAKEQTVAAGNGALRDEDMATMGKIVEGLREELLGVANSQSDGRYIFAGYEEDTKPFADDGTFNGDDNTRTLEIAPGEEVDISVSGKEVFASTTPDNIFETLQNISTAMKDPAIEIDSNDVESLQEVMDTVSSTRADVGTRINRLESAVSYREKAVLDMKEFLSDYEDADIVEVSSQLMQQETSLKAALAVTTKIGQLSLLDYM; from the coding sequence ATGCGCGTGACCCTAGCCAGTTCCTTTCAGTTCATGCAAACTGAAATCGGGCGGATCAACGAAAAGACGGCAGATCTGCAAAAGCAGGCAGCCACGGGCAAGAAAATCAATGAGGTTTCGGATGATCCCACCGCAGTCCGCCCAATTCTCAATTATCGGACCCAGATTGAAAGCAGTGACCGTTATACAAGAAATATGGATGCGGCCAAAACCGGATTGAAGAACTACGATTACCAATTGGGAAGGGCCTTTGATTTGCTGGTGCAGGCCAAAGAGCAAACTGTGGCCGCAGGGAACGGGGCATTGCGTGATGAAGATATGGCCACTATGGGCAAGATTGTGGAGGGGCTAAGGGAGGAACTGCTCGGCGTTGCCAATTCCCAGAGTGACGGGCGGTACATTTTTGCCGGGTATGAAGAAGACACCAAGCCGTTTGCGGATGATGGAACGTTTAACGGCGATGACAATACACGCACACTTGAGATCGCTCCCGGGGAAGAAGTCGACATTTCCGTTTCAGGAAAAGAGGTGTTCGCTTCTACAACTCCAGACAATATTTTCGAAACGTTGCAGAATATTTCGACTGCAATGAAGGATCCTGCGATAGAGATAGATTCAAATGATGTTGAATCTCTCCAGGAAGTTATGGATACCGTGAGTTCGACGCGGGCAGATGTGGGGACCAGAATCAACCGCCTCGAGTCCGCGGTGTCCTATCGGGAGAAAGCCGTATTGGATATGAAGGAATTTTTATCCGACTACGAAGACGCGGACATCGTTGAGGTTTCCTCACAATTGATGCAGCAAGAGACCTCTTTGAAGGCCGCCTTGGCCGTGACCACGAAAATCGGGCAATTGTCGTTGCTTGACTATATGTAG
- the csrA gene encoding carbon storage regulator CsrA: MLVITRKPGEGFLIGDDITVRILEDNDGRIRVGIEAPKEKKIYREEVYERIRQENKHASQWQADDWRSLAQQLVKPPKKASSSGTD; encoded by the coding sequence ATGCTGGTTATTACGCGCAAGCCCGGTGAGGGATTTTTGATAGGTGATGATATCACCGTGCGCATACTGGAGGACAATGACGGGCGGATTCGGGTCGGAATAGAGGCGCCGAAGGAAAAAAAAATATACCGCGAAGAAGTCTACGAGCGAATCCGTCAGGAAAACAAACACGCGAGTCAGTGGCAGGCCGATGACTGGCGGAGTTTAGCCCAGCAGCTCGTGAAACCACCGAAAAAGGCGTCCAGCAGTGGAACAGATTGA
- a CDS encoding flagellar assembly protein FliW, with translation MEQIETRFGWVEYTPEEIVHFPEGLVGFEQLRRFVVMPREEDEPLVCLQSVDEGAFAFLLADVGHFFPSYTVRVAQAERQVLGVGADASVVVLAMITVHGDDSITVNLAAPVLYAPDTKCAFQKVLETTEFSTRTPLPVHKEGEEPETVSSTGA, from the coding sequence GTGGAACAGATTGAGACCAGGTTTGGGTGGGTTGAGTACACCCCCGAAGAAATCGTTCATTTCCCTGAGGGCCTCGTGGGATTTGAACAGTTACGGCGTTTTGTAGTTATGCCCCGTGAAGAGGATGAGCCCTTGGTATGCTTGCAAAGTGTGGATGAGGGCGCATTTGCTTTTCTTCTTGCGGACGTCGGGCACTTTTTCCCGTCGTACACGGTGCGTGTTGCTCAAGCTGAGCGGCAGGTCCTCGGAGTGGGTGCTGATGCGTCCGTTGTTGTTTTGGCTATGATCACTGTGCACGGGGATGACTCAATCACTGTCAATTTGGCAGCCCCAGTGTTATACGCCCCGGACACCAAGTGCGCTTTCCAGAAGGTCTTAGAGACAACAGAGTTTTCCACCCGTACGCCACTTCCAGTGCACAAAGAAGGAGAAGAGCCAGAAACGGTTTCCTCGACTGGCGCGTAA
- a CDS encoding putative metalloprotease CJM1_0395 family protein, producing MRSTPNEFPVAPPSGSTSQDASRRPSATPTFRPNLSPQSASPPSPHGDKVHLSKQAQETSQGDPPTTASAQMSRAERQILDQLQARDREVKTHEQAHIAAGGPYVSGGASYSYRIGPDGKMYAVGGEVSIDVSPVPGNPEATIEKAQAIQRSATAPAEPSAQDAIVASKARAMESEARAELRQEEHSEAPDSTSVANERTGRVAAGVSAGSDVAPLSELAPSAGPQRATEANSQRPDRLEASDLELLLQAAESYTSMAIPPAHLPSAGLSLHA from the coding sequence ATGCGTTCGACGCCAAACGAGTTCCCAGTGGCGCCGCCTTCTGGCAGTACCTCCCAGGACGCCTCGCGTAGACCTTCGGCAACTCCGACATTCCGGCCGAATCTATCACCGCAGTCGGCCTCTCCTCCCTCTCCGCACGGAGACAAAGTCCACCTCTCCAAGCAGGCCCAGGAAACCAGTCAGGGCGACCCCCCGACAACCGCCAGCGCGCAAATGAGTCGGGCTGAGCGTCAGATTTTGGATCAACTCCAAGCCAGGGACCGGGAAGTTAAAACTCATGAGCAGGCCCATATCGCTGCCGGTGGGCCGTATGTCAGTGGTGGAGCCAGCTACTCCTACCGCATTGGTCCGGACGGCAAGATGTACGCCGTGGGCGGTGAAGTTTCCATAGACGTCTCGCCAGTGCCAGGAAACCCTGAAGCGACTATTGAAAAGGCCCAGGCCATACAGCGTTCTGCCACCGCCCCGGCCGAGCCCTCGGCGCAGGACGCTATTGTCGCATCCAAGGCCCGGGCCATGGAAAGCGAGGCTCGAGCGGAGTTGCGGCAAGAAGAACACAGCGAAGCCCCGGATTCTACTTCTGTAGCAAATGAGAGAACAGGGCGTGTCGCCGCTGGTGTTTCGGCAGGATCGGATGTGGCGCCACTGAGTGAACTCGCCCCCTCTGCCGGGCCCCAGCGTGCCACAGAAGCCAACTCCCAAAGGCCGGACAGACTCGAGGCTTCCGACCTGGAACTCCTCCTGCAAGCCGCCGAGAGCTATACATCCATGGCGATCCCTCCTGCTCACCTTCCTTCAGCCGGACTCAGCCTCCACGCCTAA